From Weissella diestrammenae, a single genomic window includes:
- a CDS encoding glycoside hydrolase family 5 protein — MGQVKGVNLGGWLVLEKWMAPQLFAGTDAEDEYYLPQALSKDVYEARMMMHRANFITEADFLRIASLGINTVRLPVPYFIFGDRQPFLGGIDTLDNAFNWAEKYGLQILLDLHTAPGSQNGFDNGGLTGVVTWAQQPEEVDFELSVLTRLAERYGQRQGLYGIEALNEPATQRAFDMVSNRYQAKEPAMAANNQAISFEFLYEFYTRVYAALRPILADDKIIMFHDGFDLTKWADFFTAHEFKNVVMDTHHYLMLAELAIGGSSYENYEQAMAVIGDNIAKLDAVVPVVVGEWSLFNSMALGQDSQGGVNPTQAEFKDEKGDDRASEADLRQIYNRLWELQIKTWGNASVGYFYWSYKMNIDTVNDSAWYGWDSWSLDRAMNKQWATTL, encoded by the coding sequence ATGGGACAAGTTAAGGGCGTAAATCTTGGTGGTTGGTTAGTCTTAGAAAAGTGGATGGCACCGCAATTATTCGCGGGAACTGATGCTGAGGATGAATATTATTTGCCACAAGCACTTTCAAAAGATGTTTATGAAGCACGAATGATGATGCATCGTGCGAACTTTATTACTGAGGCGGACTTCTTGCGCATTGCATCATTAGGCATTAACACTGTTCGCTTGCCAGTGCCTTACTTTATTTTCGGGGATCGGCAACCATTCCTTGGTGGTATTGACACACTGGATAATGCCTTTAATTGGGCAGAAAAGTATGGCTTACAAATTCTATTAGATTTGCATACAGCTCCAGGTAGTCAAAATGGCTTTGATAATGGTGGCCTAACAGGCGTTGTGACTTGGGCGCAACAACCTGAAGAGGTTGATTTTGAATTGTCTGTTTTGACCCGTTTGGCTGAACGCTATGGTCAACGACAAGGATTGTATGGGATTGAAGCGCTAAATGAACCGGCAACCCAGCGTGCGTTTGATATGGTTTCAAATCGTTATCAAGCCAAAGAACCTGCAATGGCTGCAAACAATCAAGCGATTTCATTTGAATTCTTATATGAATTCTATACGCGTGTCTATGCAGCGTTACGCCCCATTTTGGCGGATGATAAAATCATCATGTTCCATGATGGTTTTGATTTGACGAAATGGGCGGACTTCTTCACTGCACACGAATTTAAAAATGTTGTGATGGATACACATCATTATTTGATGTTGGCTGAGTTAGCTATCGGTGGTAGTTCGTATGAAAACTATGAACAAGCAATGGCGGTCATCGGCGACAATATTGCAAAATTAGATGCAGTGGTTCCAGTTGTGGTTGGTGAATGGTCACTCTTTAATTCAATGGCTTTGGGTCAAGACTCACAAGGTGGTGTGAACCCAACGCAGGCTGAGTTTAAAGATGAAAAAGGTGATGATCGTGCTAGTGAAGCCGATTTACGTCAAATTTATAATCGACTATGGGAATTACAAATAAAAACTTGGGGAAATGCCAGTGTTGGCTATTTCTACTGGAGTTATAAGATGAATATTGACACGGTGAATGACTCAGCCTGGTATGGTTGGGATTCATGGTCGTTAGATCGCGCAATGAATAAGCAATGGGCGACCACACTTTAA
- a CDS encoding exopolyphosphatase, whose amino-acid sequence MVESKLFGVILIGATSVDLQIVNRKSGNKIEKVHHDTILNDELYDVGVVAQDQIERVIVQLQGFQQLLRDYAVTDIRIWGAYSLASASNAVYVVAQIKQATGLKIEWLSASQEAYYGQLSMRYGESDLDLSVNNRLFLVSLSSGRLSLGYYETGDLKWTRSINLGPMRLASDLDTLVDEFIDIQGLTREFIHSKLADYTTLLPTFPPANLLVVSGSLALGQLLKTPIVSRDEFFKTNAHLLRAPIQKWSEKLNVTANQLPAVMPELLLLEELVAITQVDQVGVSEQHMLPGLVMDALGQLPGDEILAQAQELSQRFGVEPKHQQAVRHFSEQLFDRLKKVHGLGKRERILLQVAALVHDVGSYLNTYHHYEYSETVILAAEMEGLTPVENRMVAMISRYHSHAVPGDGLQTVKQLTESEWIVVVKLTAILRLADALDDSRLQKIEKIAVSTKAYQIVVTGYSLDKLYLEQSTFEAKANLFEDVFGRLIILKRKGHN is encoded by the coding sequence ATGGTCGAGTCAAAGTTATTTGGGGTTATTTTAATCGGTGCCACATCGGTTGATTTACAGATTGTTAATCGTAAAAGTGGTAATAAAATCGAAAAAGTACACCATGATACGATTTTGAATGATGAATTATACGATGTTGGCGTTGTGGCACAGGATCAAATCGAACGGGTCATTGTTCAACTACAGGGCTTTCAACAATTATTACGAGATTATGCAGTGACAGATATTCGAATATGGGGCGCCTATTCTTTGGCGAGTGCATCCAATGCGGTCTATGTTGTGGCACAGATTAAGCAAGCGACCGGCTTAAAGATTGAATGGTTAAGTGCCAGTCAAGAAGCATATTATGGACAGTTATCAATGCGCTATGGTGAATCTGACTTAGATTTATCAGTGAATAACCGATTATTTTTGGTGTCGTTGAGCTCTGGCCGTTTGTCTTTAGGCTATTATGAGACTGGCGATCTGAAATGGACCCGTAGTATTAATCTTGGTCCCATGCGTCTAGCCAGTGATTTAGACACATTAGTTGATGAATTTATTGATATTCAAGGGCTAACGCGTGAATTTATTCATAGTAAATTAGCAGACTACACGACGCTGTTACCAACATTTCCACCAGCTAATTTATTAGTCGTGAGCGGGTCACTGGCATTAGGGCAATTATTGAAAACGCCCATTGTATCACGCGATGAATTTTTTAAAACCAATGCACATCTTTTGCGCGCGCCAATTCAAAAATGGTCAGAAAAATTAAATGTCACAGCTAACCAGTTACCAGCTGTGATGCCAGAATTATTACTTTTGGAGGAATTGGTTGCTATTACTCAGGTCGATCAAGTCGGGGTCAGTGAACAACATATGCTACCAGGATTAGTGATGGACGCATTGGGGCAACTTCCCGGAGATGAGATTTTAGCACAAGCGCAAGAATTAAGTCAGCGATTTGGTGTTGAGCCAAAACATCAACAGGCGGTACGTCACTTTTCAGAGCAATTGTTTGACCGCTTAAAAAAGGTGCATGGTCTTGGTAAACGTGAGCGTATATTATTGCAAGTGGCAGCATTAGTGCATGATGTCGGGTCATATCTCAATACTTATCATCACTATGAATATTCTGAAACCGTCATTTTGGCGGCCGAAATGGAAGGCTTAACGCCGGTTGAAAATCGAATGGTAGCCATGATTTCAAGATATCATTCACATGCTGTACCAGGAGATGGGTTGCAAACCGTCAAGCAATTGACCGAAAGTGAATGGATTGTGGTGGTTAAATTAACAGCAATTTTACGACTAGCTGATGCTTTGGATGATAGTCGCTTGCAAAAAATTGAAAAAATAGCGGTATCGACAAAAGCCTATCAAATTGTCGTCACTGGTTACAGTTTGGATAAGCTTTATTTAGAGCAATCAACTTTTGAGGCAAAGGCCAATTTATTTGAGGACGTTTTTGGTCGGCTCATTATTTTAAAACGAAAGGGGCATAACTAA
- a CDS encoding RNA degradosome polyphosphate kinase: protein MVVQQGEPYINREVSWLAFNGRVLDEARDKTNPLYERAKFLGITQSNMDEWFQVRVASLFQLRHVKDKVDATGMTPHEQLKLVSKLAGEQINEQYHVLNRLIMPALKKDGLQLVLANELTVAQRQELLHYFQTSVLPILTPMADDQTRPFPFLATDTLNLAVKLRRKGQERFAIVQVPLILNRVIPIPESTNQYILLEELIKAFIEALFVGYSVEAVYHFHILRDMELDIADDEGPNLLAEVQQKLFERERGAVIRLVHEKGMTKKILTRLIKALHVHEERVYSVSGPVDLGYLSELVKYGQNDAERFTPFKGFLDERLADERIFEAIDAGDILLHHPYDSFTPVVNLIHQAAKDPDVLAIKMTLYRVSGNSPIIAALSDAARAGKQVTTLVEVKARFDEENNVHWAQELERQGVHVIYGLKGLKTHAKIALVVRREGDDIKRYVHMGTGNYNDVTAHFYTDMGLLTTNAEIGLDVAAVFNVLTGYSDPDYFNHVYMSPDGIRDALVDQLQAVKKAHQNGQSVKVRLKTNSLSDLKMIDEIVATSQSGVPVEMIVRGISMVEPGVAGKTENLAIHSIVGRLLEHSRIYIFEIAGQQQVFLSSADLMSRNLDRRIELMFPILDEALAAQVVADFDLMWSDNVKTRVLQVDGTWKKVNRRNVAAIDAQEQLIQQSLERQKNQKRAYVDQLNNQTQFQPMNNPFQK, encoded by the coding sequence ATGGTAGTGCAGCAAGGAGAACCTTATATTAACCGTGAAGTGAGCTGGTTGGCATTCAATGGACGGGTGTTAGATGAAGCTAGAGATAAGACGAATCCGTTGTATGAACGTGCAAAATTTTTAGGCATCACACAATCAAATATGGATGAGTGGTTCCAAGTTCGTGTAGCATCATTATTTCAACTTCGGCATGTCAAAGATAAAGTTGATGCGACTGGAATGACGCCGCATGAACAGTTGAAGTTGGTTTCAAAACTCGCTGGTGAACAAATTAATGAACAATACCATGTGTTAAATCGGTTAATTATGCCAGCCCTAAAAAAGGATGGCTTACAACTGGTCTTAGCCAATGAATTAACAGTAGCGCAACGACAAGAATTATTACATTATTTCCAAACGTCAGTCTTGCCGATTTTAACGCCCATGGCTGATGATCAAACGCGGCCGTTCCCATTTTTAGCGACGGATACCCTTAATTTAGCGGTTAAATTACGCCGAAAGGGGCAAGAGCGTTTTGCGATTGTGCAAGTGCCACTCATTTTAAATCGGGTGATTCCGATTCCTGAAAGCACGAACCAGTATATTTTATTGGAAGAGTTAATTAAAGCGTTTATTGAAGCGCTATTTGTTGGTTATTCAGTTGAGGCCGTCTATCACTTCCATATTCTACGCGACATGGAGTTAGATATTGCAGATGATGAGGGACCAAATCTACTGGCTGAAGTACAACAAAAATTATTCGAGCGGGAACGTGGGGCAGTCATTCGCCTAGTCCATGAAAAGGGCATGACTAAGAAAATATTAACGCGATTAATTAAGGCGTTGCATGTTCACGAAGAACGTGTTTACAGTGTTTCTGGTCCGGTTGACTTAGGTTACTTAAGTGAGTTAGTTAAATACGGTCAAAATGATGCCGAACGTTTTACACCTTTTAAGGGCTTTTTAGATGAACGATTAGCGGATGAGCGTATCTTTGAAGCAATTGATGCTGGTGATATTTTACTGCATCATCCTTATGATAGCTTTACACCGGTTGTGAATTTAATTCATCAAGCAGCCAAGGATCCAGATGTTCTAGCAATTAAAATGACGCTTTATCGGGTTTCAGGAAATTCACCGATTATCGCGGCATTGAGTGATGCGGCTCGTGCTGGGAAACAAGTGACAACGCTAGTCGAAGTGAAAGCGCGTTTTGATGAAGAAAATAATGTGCACTGGGCACAAGAATTGGAACGACAAGGCGTCCACGTCATTTATGGCTTGAAGGGGTTAAAGACCCACGCAAAGATTGCATTAGTTGTGCGTCGCGAAGGTGACGATATTAAACGTTATGTGCATATGGGTACTGGTAATTATAATGATGTGACCGCCCATTTTTATACAGATATGGGCTTGCTGACGACTAATGCAGAAATTGGTCTTGATGTCGCGGCAGTTTTTAATGTTTTAACGGGTTATTCTGATCCAGATTACTTTAATCATGTGTATATGTCGCCAGATGGCATTCGTGATGCATTGGTCGATCAATTACAAGCTGTTAAAAAAGCGCATCAAAATGGGCAATCAGTTAAAGTGCGTTTAAAGACAAATTCGCTTTCTGATTTAAAGATGATCGATGAAATTGTAGCCACGAGCCAATCAGGCGTACCGGTTGAGATGATTGTTCGGGGTATATCGATGGTGGAACCCGGTGTTGCTGGTAAAACAGAGAATTTAGCGATTCATTCTATCGTTGGTCGATTATTAGAGCACAGCCGAATTTACATTTTTGAGATTGCTGGGCAACAACAAGTTTTCTTGTCATCGGCAGACTTAATGTCACGGAATTTAGATCGCCGGATTGAACTCATGTTTCCAATTCTAGATGAAGCATTAGCTGCACAGGTTGTGGCTGACTTTGATTTAATGTGGTCAGATAATGTTAAAACGCGGGTCTTACAAGTTGATGGGACATGGAAGAAAGTGAATCGTCGGAATGTCGCAGCAATTGATGCACAAGAGCAACTCATTCAGCAATCACTTGAACGACAAAAAAATCAAAAACGGGCTTATGTTGATCAATTAAATAATCAGACACAATTTCAACCAATGAATAACCCCTTTCAAAAATAA
- a CDS encoding MFS transporter, with translation MDATNMNVEKSTKMPKKLAIGLLIGCMSWMGPYTALSGTLLPAKIGVLDEAHKVMWVSTFALIAMVVATIANIIEGALSDRTRTKIGRRKPWIIGGTIASVIMFFFISWAPTVQLLLTFWVIYQIGLNAIVAPMVAIISDSVSKKHRGTASAFYGVGMSVGAYGSAAIAAPFLGNITGGIWTMAGIQVVLATISMLLIKQKSSKDDVLLPLKGKDIFNQFIFPVTNARDFYLAAVGKLLFQVATGMFIGYQLYILTDYMLLSTGKTASILSMMSLLMMVISMAMGALAGPLADKLGTLKIPVMVASVLVGIGGFMPFISNQPWTMLAYAVIAGVGTGMYLSVDQALNIAVLPNPATAAKDLGIINLSATLGQIIGPIVAGIIISSIGYRYMFIAVAVSAILGGIMILFIKKVK, from the coding sequence ATGGATGCAACAAATATGAATGTTGAAAAGTCAACCAAGATGCCTAAAAAATTGGCCATCGGATTGTTAATTGGATGTATGAGCTGGATGGGGCCTTATACTGCTTTAAGTGGTACGCTATTACCAGCCAAAATCGGTGTTTTGGATGAGGCACATAAGGTGATGTGGGTTTCAACCTTTGCTTTGATTGCAATGGTTGTCGCAACCATTGCTAATATTATTGAAGGTGCATTATCAGATCGGACGCGGACTAAAATCGGGCGGCGTAAGCCTTGGATTATTGGTGGTACGATTGCATCAGTTATCATGTTTTTCTTTATTTCATGGGCACCAACTGTGCAATTATTGTTAACTTTTTGGGTCATTTACCAGATTGGGTTGAATGCAATTGTGGCACCAATGGTGGCCATCATTTCTGACTCAGTTTCAAAGAAGCATCGTGGGACGGCATCAGCCTTTTATGGGGTTGGAATGTCAGTTGGTGCCTATGGTTCAGCTGCGATTGCTGCACCATTCCTAGGTAATATCACAGGTGGTATTTGGACAATGGCAGGGATACAAGTTGTATTAGCAACGATCTCAATGCTATTGATCAAGCAAAAATCAAGTAAAGATGATGTCTTATTGCCATTGAAGGGTAAGGATATTTTTAATCAATTTATTTTCCCAGTGACTAATGCGCGTGACTTTTACTTAGCAGCGGTTGGTAAATTGTTATTCCAAGTCGCAACCGGAATGTTTATTGGGTACCAACTATATATTTTGACTGATTACATGTTATTAAGCACTGGTAAGACCGCCTCAATCTTGAGTATGATGTCACTTTTGATGATGGTTATTTCAATGGCAATGGGTGCACTAGCTGGTCCATTAGCAGATAAACTAGGGACTTTGAAAATTCCAGTGATGGTTGCGAGTGTCTTGGTTGGAATTGGTGGTTTCATGCCATTTATTTCAAATCAACCTTGGACAATGTTGGCATATGCGGTGATCGCAGGTGTTGGAACTGGTATGTACTTGTCAGTTGACCAAGCATTGAATATTGCAGTTCTGCCAAACCCAGCGACTGCTGCAAAGGATCTTGGAATCATTAATTTGTCAGCAACACTTGGACAAATCATTGGACCGATTGTTGCGGGAATCATTATTAGTTCAATTGGATACCGTTATATGTTTATTGCTGTTGCTGTTTCAGCTATTCTCGGCGGTATCATGATTCTATTCATTAAAAAAGTAAAGTAG